The Benincasa hispida cultivar B227 unplaced genomic scaffold, ASM972705v1 Contig316, whole genome shotgun sequence genome includes a region encoding these proteins:
- the LOC120069328 gene encoding late embryogenesis abundant protein 1-like, with protein MAVSISLAKNVIFNLCKPKAFPNPNASPPSLKRSTKISSLSFSTSASKHPSWDGKEVDANRDSRADYAYEDAKERAKEGAQEMKEKAKDYAKGTKDMAVEETSKASETARAAKEKVKDYTHDAKEKVKEGTNRAAETAEAATERAKEGAKGMKEKAEEMAGEGRNKVQNIGEKAKETVQGAWEAAKDTTNKIKEKVMGSEEEGEEGRRRRRREREDEDGKVMDEDVDLRRKAGTKFDE; from the exons atggCAGTGAGCATTTCGTTAGCCAAGAATGTGATCTTCAACCTCTGCAAGCCCAAGGCTTTCCCTAATCCTAACGCTTCTCCTCCATCTCTCAAACGCTCCACCAAGATTTCATCCCTCTCTTTCTCTACTTCCGCCTCTAAACATCCCTCATGG GATGGAAAAGAAGTGGATGCGAATAGAGACTCGAGGGCGGACTATGCATACGAAGATGCTAAGGAACGAGCGAAGGAAGGAGCCCAAGAAATGAAGGAGAAGGCAAAAGACTATGCGAAGGGGACGAAAGACATGGCAGTGGAAGAAACAAGCAAAGCCTCAGAGACAGCCCGGGCGGCGAAGGAGAAGGTAAAAGACTACACGCATGACGCCAAGGAGAAGGTGAAGGAAGGAACGAACCGAGCAGCGGAGACAGCGGAGGCGGCGACGGAGAGAGCGAAGGAAGGGGCTAAGGGAATGAAGGAGAAGGCGGAGGAGATGGCGGGGGAGGGGAGGAACAAGGTGCAGAATATTGGGGAGAAGGCGAAGGAGACGGTGCAAGGGGCATGGGAGGCGGCAAAGGATACGACGAATAAGATAAAGGAGAAGGTAATGGGGAGTGAGGAAGAGGGTGAAGAAggaaggaggaggaggaggagggaGAGGGAGGATGAAGATGGGAAGGTGATGGATGAAGATGTTGATCTTAGGAGAAAAGCTGGGACCAAGTTCGATGAatga